A stretch of the Streptomyces venezuelae genome encodes the following:
- a CDS encoding serine hydrolase domain-containing protein produces the protein MSMHTGATGSAGGADGTGVNGTVAAGWEPVREEFASFIAGEAHSPESQLVVVHRGRRVVDLWAGEDTDGDTLSGVYSITKGAAHLVVALLAQEGVLDLDRPVVEYWPEFTGAGKELLTVRQLTAHGSGLINTPEGFSIEELADDALVAARLAGQQPYWTPGTGYGYHGFVIGALTGEVVRRASGKSLQEVYEERIRAPYGLDLYLGLPDGLRDRWKPVLAGVPTPEGEAAMAARPAPPELLPIAFNLHRTPPMDIVEYGNHPAVIAQGPGAAGGMGSARGVAGLYAAALDGLLKPETLADVARLHTPGTDLVTGETDHFGLGFETQPPVGPQAFGHSGAAGGQAFADPVTGIAYAYTRRRFCFPVQNNAPENLRFTAAALRVARETGQAG, from the coding sequence TCGCCTCCTTCATCGCGGGCGAGGCCCACTCCCCCGAATCCCAGCTCGTGGTGGTCCACCGGGGCCGGCGCGTGGTCGACCTGTGGGCCGGCGAGGACACCGACGGGGACACCCTGTCCGGGGTCTACTCGATCACCAAGGGGGCCGCCCACCTGGTCGTGGCGCTGCTGGCGCAGGAGGGCGTACTGGACCTGGACCGTCCGGTGGTGGAGTACTGGCCGGAGTTCACCGGTGCCGGCAAGGAGCTGCTGACCGTCCGGCAGCTGACCGCCCACGGCTCCGGTCTGATCAACACCCCGGAGGGCTTCTCGATCGAGGAGCTGGCGGACGACGCGCTGGTCGCGGCCCGGCTGGCCGGGCAGCAGCCGTACTGGACGCCCGGGACGGGGTACGGCTACCACGGCTTCGTGATCGGCGCGCTGACCGGCGAGGTGGTCCGGAGGGCGAGCGGGAAGTCGCTCCAGGAGGTGTACGAGGAGCGGATCCGCGCGCCGTACGGCCTGGACCTGTACCTGGGCCTGCCGGACGGGCTGCGGGACCGCTGGAAGCCGGTGCTGGCGGGGGTTCCCACGCCGGAGGGCGAGGCGGCGATGGCGGCCCGGCCGGCCCCGCCGGAGCTGCTGCCCATCGCGTTCAACCTGCACCGCACCCCGCCGATGGACATCGTCGAGTACGGCAACCACCCCGCGGTCATCGCGCAGGGCCCGGGCGCGGCGGGCGGGATGGGCAGCGCCCGCGGCGTGGCCGGGCTGTACGCCGCCGCCCTGGACGGGCTGCTGAAGCCGGAGACCCTCGCCGACGTGGCGCGGCTGCACACCCCGGGCACCGATCTGGTGACCGGTGAGACCGACCACTTCGGGCTGGGCTTCGAGACCCAGCCGCCGGTGGGCCCGCAGGCCTTCGGTCACAGCGGAGCCGCGGGCGGACAGGCCTTCGCGGACCCGGTCACCGGGATCGCGTACGCCTACACCCGCCGCCGGTTCTGCTTCCCCGTGCAGAACAACGCCCCCGAGAACCTGCGGTTCACGGCGGCGGCCCTGCGGGTGGCGCGGGAGACGGGGCAGGCGGGGTAG
- a CDS encoding polysaccharide deacetylase family protein, translating to MAATVWGVAALADDDAAADGRGGSPAAITGSKAPGAPGAPGAPGAPELPRVPEGIAHASEGGPNAVNITIDDGPDPTWTPKVLDVLKRHQAKAVFCMIGPAAERHPDLVKRVVAEGHRLCDHTVDHDIRMDKKPVEYQEQQILAAKKMIEDAAGGGAKVEYYRAPGGAFTPDSRRIAAAHGMRPLGWNVDSKDFRTPGVQALVDTVKAELKNGPTVLFHDGGGNRAQSVEALDRVLAWLQEQGRPTGFPVHTAP from the coding sequence GTGGCCGCCACCGTCTGGGGGGTGGCGGCGCTCGCCGACGATGACGCGGCTGCCGACGGCCGCGGCGGCAGCCCGGCCGCCATCACCGGGTCGAAGGCGCCGGGTGCACCGGGGGCGCCGGGCGCACCGGGCGCGCCGGAGCTGCCCCGGGTACCGGAAGGCATCGCGCACGCCTCGGAGGGCGGCCCGAACGCCGTGAACATCACGATCGACGACGGCCCGGACCCGACCTGGACCCCGAAGGTCCTCGACGTGCTGAAGCGGCACCAGGCCAAGGCGGTCTTCTGCATGATCGGCCCGGCGGCCGAACGCCACCCGGACCTGGTGAAGAGGGTGGTCGCCGAGGGCCACCGGCTCTGCGACCACACCGTCGACCACGACATCCGCATGGACAAGAAGCCGGTGGAGTACCAGGAGCAGCAGATCCTCGCGGCCAAGAAGATGATCGAGGACGCGGCCGGCGGGGGCGCGAAGGTCGAGTACTACCGGGCGCCCGGCGGGGCCTTCACTCCCGACAGCCGGCGCATCGCCGCGGCCCACGGAATGCGTCCGCTCGGCTGGAACGTCGACAGCAAGGACTTCCGGACCCCGGGCGTACAGGCCCTGGTCGACACCGTGAAGGCGGAGCTGAAGAACGGTCCGACCGTGCTCTTCCACGACGGCGGCGGCAACCGCGCGCAGAGCGTCGAGGCCCTCGACCGGGTGCTGGCCTGGCTGCAGGAGCAGGGCCGGCCGACCGGCTTCCCGGTCCACACCGCCCCGTGA
- a CDS encoding TetR/AcrR family transcriptional regulator — protein MDDEEARTRLLDTAEALFYAHGIQAVGMDRLRTAAGVPLKRLYRLYPAKESLVAAYLERRDRHWLDSLRAAAMPPATPLDRVRAVFDWLADWFTEPEFRGCAFLNAYGELGPAAPEIVHTHKTELRTLLADLAEAPPAVADQLLILVEGATVVAALTPGREPALRAKEMAELLLTTQAPAHPG, from the coding sequence ATGGACGACGAAGAGGCCAGGACCCGACTGCTCGACACGGCAGAGGCACTGTTCTATGCACATGGCATCCAGGCGGTCGGGATGGACCGCCTCCGCACGGCGGCGGGCGTCCCCCTGAAACGGCTCTACCGGCTCTATCCCGCCAAGGAATCCCTGGTCGCGGCCTATCTGGAACGCCGGGACCGCCACTGGCTCGACTCCCTCCGCGCGGCGGCCATGCCGCCCGCCACCCCCCTCGACCGGGTGCGCGCGGTGTTCGACTGGCTGGCCGACTGGTTCACCGAGCCGGAGTTCCGCGGCTGCGCCTTCCTCAACGCGTACGGCGAACTCGGCCCGGCCGCACCGGAGATCGTCCACACCCACAAGACCGAACTCCGCACCCTGCTGGCCGACCTGGCGGAGGCCCCGCCGGCCGTGGCCGACCAGCTGCTGATCCTGGTCGAGGGCGCGACGGTGGTCGCCGCCCTGACCCCGGGCCGCGAGCCGGCCCTCCGGGCCAAGGAAATGGCAGAACTCCTGCTCACCACCCAGGCACCGGCTCACCCGGGGTGA
- a CDS encoding nuclear transport factor 2 family protein — protein MSIAPAKLSDPVVRALVTAVNNHDREAFLGLLTADATMSDDGSDRDLQQWIDKEIFDSSGHMAVESESDGGRALIANFRNDTWGEMRTAWRFTIAPGGGKISRFETGQA, from the coding sequence GTGAGCATCGCCCCCGCCAAACTGTCCGACCCCGTCGTCAGAGCTCTGGTCACCGCCGTCAACAACCACGACCGGGAGGCCTTCCTCGGCCTCCTGACCGCCGACGCCACCATGTCCGACGACGGCTCGGACCGGGACCTCCAGCAGTGGATCGACAAGGAGATCTTCGACTCCTCCGGCCATATGGCGGTCGAGTCCGAGTCCGACGGGGGCCGCGCCCTGATCGCGAACTTCCGCAACGACACCTGGGGCGAGATGCGCACCGCCTGGCGTTTCACCATCGCCCCGGGCGGCGGGAAGATCAGCCGCTTCGAGACCGGTCAGGCCTGA
- a CDS encoding MDR family MFS transporter, protein MGVDDAGADASKEVKPRSVRVVLLALMIAMLLAMLDNMIIGTAMPTIVGELGGLEHLSWVVTAYTLATAASTPIWGKLGDMYGRKGTFLTSIVIFLIGSALSGMAQDMGQLIGFRAVQGLGAGGLMVGVMAIIGDLIPPRERGKYQGMMAGVMALAMIGGPLVGGTITDHMGWRWSFYINLPLGAVALAMVTAVLHLPKTPKTRAKIDYLGAALLTVAITSTVLVSTWGGTEYAWGSAEIMGLAVVGVLTLAGFLAVERRAAEPIMPLHIFRSRNFTLMSVIGFLTGFAMFGGVLYLPLFQQSVQGASATNSGLLLLPMLLSMMLVSLVAGRVTTNSGKYKIFPIVGGALMVVGLFLLARMDTGTSRFESGVYMAVLGAGLGFLMQITMLVAQNSVEMKDMGVASSSATLFRTLGGSFGVALMGSLFTTRVHDTMTDRLGEAGGAATAGSAQLDAASLAKLPEAVREAYQHAVAAGTHSAFLLGAAIAVLGFAAAWFVKEVPLRGAGPAAAESAPQEPAPVGEPVAR, encoded by the coding sequence GTGGGTGTGGACGATGCAGGCGCGGACGCCTCGAAGGAGGTGAAGCCGCGCAGCGTGCGCGTGGTGCTCCTGGCGCTCATGATCGCAATGCTGCTGGCCATGCTCGACAACATGATCATCGGCACCGCCATGCCGACGATCGTGGGTGAACTGGGCGGTCTGGAGCACCTGTCGTGGGTGGTGACCGCCTACACCCTCGCCACCGCCGCCTCCACCCCGATCTGGGGCAAGCTCGGCGACATGTACGGGCGCAAGGGCACCTTCCTCACGTCCATCGTGATCTTCCTGATCGGCTCCGCGCTGAGCGGCATGGCCCAGGACATGGGCCAGCTCATCGGCTTCCGCGCCGTCCAGGGTCTGGGTGCCGGCGGTCTGATGGTCGGTGTCATGGCGATCATCGGCGACCTCATCCCGCCGCGGGAGCGCGGCAAGTACCAGGGCATGATGGCCGGCGTGATGGCCCTCGCCATGATCGGCGGACCGCTGGTCGGCGGCACCATCACCGATCACATGGGCTGGCGCTGGTCCTTCTACATCAACCTGCCGCTGGGCGCGGTGGCGCTGGCCATGGTGACCGCCGTACTGCACCTGCCGAAGACCCCGAAGACCCGCGCGAAGATCGACTACCTCGGCGCGGCCCTGCTCACCGTGGCGATCACCTCGACCGTGCTCGTCTCCACCTGGGGCGGCACCGAGTACGCCTGGGGCTCGGCGGAGATCATGGGCCTCGCCGTCGTCGGTGTGCTCACCCTCGCGGGCTTCCTGGCCGTCGAACGCCGCGCGGCCGAGCCGATCATGCCGCTGCACATCTTCCGCAGCCGCAACTTCACCTTGATGTCGGTGATCGGCTTCCTCACCGGCTTCGCCATGTTCGGCGGCGTGCTCTACCTGCCGCTGTTCCAGCAGTCGGTACAGGGCGCGTCCGCCACCAACTCGGGTCTGCTGCTGCTCCCGATGCTGCTGTCCATGATGCTCGTCTCGCTGGTGGCGGGCCGGGTGACCACCAACAGCGGCAAGTACAAGATCTTCCCCATCGTGGGCGGCGCGCTGATGGTGGTCGGGCTGTTCCTGCTCGCCCGGATGGACACCGGCACCTCGCGCTTCGAGTCGGGCGTCTATATGGCCGTCCTCGGTGCCGGCCTGGGCTTCCTGATGCAGATCACCATGCTGGTCGCCCAGAACAGCGTGGAGATGAAGGACATGGGAGTCGCCTCCTCCTCCGCCACGCTCTTCCGCACGCTCGGTGGTTCCTTCGGAGTGGCCCTGATGGGTTCCCTGTTCACCACCCGCGTCCACGACACCATGACGGACCGGCTGGGCGAGGCGGGCGGTGCGGCCACCGCCGGATCGGCGCAGCTGGACGCGGCGAGCCTGGCGAAGCTGCCGGAAGCGGTGCGGGAGGCGTACCAGCACGCGGTGGCCGCCGGTACCCACTCCGCCTTCCTGCTGGGCGCGGCCATCGCCGTTCTCGGCTTCGCAGCGGCCTGGTTCGTGAAGGAAGTTCCGCTGCGCGGCGCCGGTCCGGCCGCGGCGGAGTCCGCCCCGCAGGAGCCGGCCCCGGTCGGGGAGCCGGTCGCGCGCTGA
- a CDS encoding nuclear transport factor 2 family protein — MTRPPLPPFTEDTARAKVQAAEDAWNSRDPERVALAYTEDSEWRNRDRFLRGREEIRSFLAEKWARELDYRLRKELWSYTGNRISVRFEYEWHDAAGQWWRSHGNEQWEFAEDGLMRRREASINDVPIEESERRI, encoded by the coding sequence ATGACCCGACCTCCCCTGCCGCCCTTCACCGAAGACACCGCCCGCGCCAAGGTCCAGGCCGCCGAGGACGCCTGGAACAGCCGTGACCCCGAGCGGGTCGCGCTCGCCTACACCGAGGACTCCGAGTGGCGGAACCGCGACCGGTTCCTCCGGGGCCGGGAGGAGATCCGGTCCTTCCTCGCCGAGAAGTGGGCGCGCGAACTCGACTACCGGCTCCGGAAGGAGCTGTGGTCCTACACCGGCAACCGGATCTCCGTCCGGTTCGAGTACGAGTGGCACGACGCGGCCGGCCAGTGGTGGCGCAGCCACGGCAACGAGCAGTGGGAGTTCGCCGAGGACGGTCTGATGCGGCGGCGCGAGGCCAGCATCAACGATGTCCCCATCGAGGAGTCGGAGCGCCGGATCTGA
- a CDS encoding OmpA family protein: MTTRHRVSAATAIVGLVIAGAHFVGAASAHADDDPTAPPGTEPLAAAPVAIDSNSPGLKMPQGGVLAAPKVLDIAEVVEDLGGEQRRQETNQTVMMALQAEVLFPEDSDVLNAQASARIQAIGQEINQQKATRVRVFGFTDDQGSYEHGKVLSKKRADAVQRELAKTVTNPSVVFDIRGYSEDYPIADNKTEEGRKKNRRVEITFPRGAS, from the coding sequence ATGACCACACGCCACCGCGTATCCGCCGCCACCGCCATAGTCGGCCTGGTCATCGCCGGGGCCCACTTCGTCGGTGCGGCCAGCGCCCACGCCGACGACGATCCGACCGCGCCCCCCGGGACCGAGCCCCTGGCCGCGGCGCCCGTTGCCATCGACTCCAATTCGCCCGGACTCAAGATGCCCCAAGGCGGAGTGCTCGCCGCGCCCAAGGTGCTCGACATCGCCGAGGTCGTCGAGGACCTCGGGGGTGAGCAGCGGCGGCAGGAGACCAATCAGACCGTGATGATGGCCCTTCAGGCCGAGGTGCTGTTCCCCGAGGACAGTGATGTCCTCAACGCCCAGGCCTCGGCCCGCATCCAGGCCATCGGCCAGGAGATCAACCAGCAGAAGGCCACCCGCGTCCGGGTGTTCGGCTTCACCGACGACCAGGGCAGCTACGAACACGGCAAGGTGCTCTCCAAGAAGCGCGCCGATGCCGTGCAGCGGGAGTTGGCCAAGACGGTGACCAATCCGTCCGTCGTCTTCGACATCCGCGGCTACAGCGAGGACTACCCGATCGCCGACAACAAGACCGAAGAGGGCCGCAAGAAGAACCGCCGCGTGGAGATCACGTTCCCCCGCGGGGCCTCGTAA
- a CDS encoding TetR/AcrR family transcriptional regulator, which translates to MSSSPQPRRGNTRQRIQDVALELFAEQGYEKTSLREIAERLEVTKAALYYHFKTKEEIIISLFQDLTRPIDELIEWAEAQPRTLETKQEILRRYSSALCGAAPLYRFMQENQATMRELSIGETFKQRMFTMVDLLRTEGAPLTDQVRCVSALFTMHAGMLFLQHVEGEQEEKRMATLEVAIDLITQAHHEA; encoded by the coding sequence ATGTCCAGCAGTCCGCAGCCGCGCCGCGGGAACACGCGCCAGCGCATCCAGGACGTCGCACTGGAGCTCTTCGCCGAGCAGGGGTACGAGAAGACGTCCCTCCGCGAGATCGCCGAGCGGCTGGAGGTCACCAAGGCCGCGCTCTACTACCACTTCAAGACCAAGGAAGAGATCATCATCAGCCTCTTCCAGGACCTGACCCGACCCATCGACGAGCTGATCGAATGGGCCGAGGCGCAGCCGCGCACCCTGGAGACCAAGCAGGAGATCCTGCGCCGCTACAGCAGCGCGCTGTGCGGGGCGGCCCCGCTGTACCGCTTCATGCAGGAGAACCAGGCGACGATGCGGGAACTGAGCATCGGCGAAACCTTCAAGCAGCGGATGTTCACGATGGTCGACCTGCTCCGCACGGAGGGGGCCCCGCTCACCGACCAGGTCCGGTGCGTGAGCGCGCTGTTCACGATGCACGCCGGAATGCTGTTCCTGCAGCATGTGGAGGGCGAGCAGGAGGAGAAGCGGATGGCCACGCTGGAGGTCGCCATCGACCTGATCACCCAGGCCCACCACGAGGCGTAG